A single region of the Salipaludibacillus sp. LMS25 genome encodes:
- a CDS encoding YlbD family protein, which yields MKQFKIFVKKNPHVLRDVKAGEKTLQDIFEEWMLFGEEDDIWESYLNDGEEKEKSGKKTGDDDNEEDANIDVLDMLKNMNLNDIQHHLGQFSTVVQSVQELVSQFRQQQTPDSTQGPPEQQSPFSFRED from the coding sequence GTGAAGCAGTTTAAGATATTTGTGAAAAAAAACCCTCATGTTCTTCGAGACGTGAAAGCAGGAGAAAAGACGTTGCAAGATATTTTCGAGGAATGGATGCTCTTTGGCGAAGAGGATGACATTTGGGAATCCTATTTGAATGACGGTGAAGAAAAAGAGAAGAGTGGAAAAAAGACCGGTGATGATGATAATGAAGAGGACGCGAATATCGATGTGCTCGATATGTTAAAAAATATGAATTTAAATGATATCCAACACCATCTCGGTCAATTTAGTACCGTTGTCCAATCTGTTCAAGAACTTGTCAGTCAATTTAGGCAACAGCAAACACCAGATTCGACACAAGGACCGCCAGAACAGCAATCACCCTTCTCTTTTAGAGAAGATTAA
- a CDS encoding YlbF family regulator, whose translation MATVVTDVNILQEAEQFSEMIVSSDVFQHYIQIKQDVQHDKEAQAMIHDFQALKEKYEDVQRFGKYHPNFHEISRDVREFKRKLDTHPLISAYKVAEKELEDLLNEISQTIAFSVSKAIKVPTGNPFFDQASSCSGGCGSGGSCGCN comes from the coding sequence ATGGCGACAGTAGTAACAGACGTTAATATTCTCCAAGAAGCAGAGCAATTTAGTGAGATGATAGTGTCTTCGGATGTTTTCCAACACTATATTCAAATAAAGCAAGATGTGCAACACGATAAGGAAGCTCAAGCGATGATTCATGACTTCCAAGCACTTAAAGAGAAATATGAGGATGTGCAGAGGTTTGGTAAGTACCATCCGAATTTTCATGAAATTTCACGTGATGTAAGGGAATTTAAGCGGAAATTGGACACGCATCCTCTCATTTCTGCCTATAAGGTTGCAGAGAAAGAACTGGAAGATTTGCTTAATGAAATAAGCCAGACAATTGCTTTTTCTGTATCAAAGGCTATTAAAGTGCCTACAGGCAATCCTTTTTTTGATCAGGCTTCAAGTTGCAGTGGTGGCTGTGGTTCTGGTGGAAGTTGCGGATGTAATTAA
- a CDS encoding YlbE-like family protein, whose protein sequence is MRKDVLDKIKLDPQLHHYLRLNPIWYRRLGRQPESLHDMRKQAKVFYGKTFPQRVDQINKNMQMAMMMIDMMKQVQDQ, encoded by the coding sequence TTGCGAAAAGACGTATTGGATAAAATTAAGTTGGATCCCCAGTTACACCATTATTTGAGGTTGAACCCAATTTGGTATCGACGACTTGGGCGCCAGCCAGAAAGTTTGCATGACATGAGAAAACAGGCAAAAGTCTTTTATGGTAAAACATTTCCTCAGAGAGTAGATCAAATTAACAAAAACATGCAAATGGCAATGATGATGATAGACATGATGAAACAGGTTCAAGATCAGTAA